GCCATCCTGGTGGCGCTTCTGGCACATCCCTCTCATGCTGCTGGAACGCCACCGTGTAGCCAACAAGATGAAGGAGCTTCGAGCCAAGGTTGAGGATGTCAGCCAGAGGAATGTGCGCTACCGCCTCATCAAGGGCCCTAGCTCCAAGGCTACCACCACCACTGGACAATCCAACATGGCCAGCGAAACAATGTCTAGCACTGAGGAAGTGAGGAGGCAACACAAAAAAGCAAAACTCGATTTCATTCAATTGATCAACATGAAGGATGAGAACCTTAGAGTGATCTCTGTATGGGGAACAAGTGGTGTTCCTCAGGAGACATCCATCATAAAGATGGCCTATGATGAtcttgagaggaagaagaagtttgagtaccaTGCATGGACCAGGATCATGCATCCTTTCATTCAAACAGAGTTTGTGAAGAATATCATCGAGCAATTCTATGTTAATATCCTAGATGAAGCAACAAATACAAAGCAGAAGTTTAACTCCTGGGGCCCAAGATCTGTGGAGGATATGGATGATGAATGAAGATGATTTGGTTGATGAGTTCAAGAAAGTTTTGAGTGAGAAGTGTTACCTGGTCGTGCTTAGTGATCTCTCCTCTATGGAAGAGTGGGATCAGATCAAAACATGCTTCCCAAATAACAAGAATGGGAGCCGATTCATAGTGTGCACAGAGCATATCAAAGTGGCAAACTTATGTGTTGGGACAGAGGTTGCGCTTCTAGAGCACAAGCAATTGTCTGTTGACCAGACTCTTTATGCTTTCTATGAGAAGGTAACATTCAAAGCCCTGAAACCAGATAGCTTAGTCTACTTTACTGTTTTCTAGTTCAACTTCCCAGTTTAACTAAATCGCAGCTGATGTTTTGTTGGAACCTACAATGAAACTTATTTTCTATATTATCTATCGGCCTACCTTCTTAGCTATCTTAATTGTTGCATATCTATCACAGCCTCCCTCCGTCCATCAATGCAAGGCATATTTTGAATAGTGAAAAgcaaattttattaaaaaaaaagaccAACAACTAGCCAAATTATGTGTTTGTTTAGTGTATAAAAGTTGTATCTATAGATTTCTATTCAAAGTGGGGTTTAAGATAATATTAATTTTGTAGCAGTTGATAAAATAAAACAATGTAAAACTAATAAGGATCAAAGTCTACTTTGTAAGACTTTTCCCATATCAAAATACACCTTAAATTGATGGACGGAGAGAGTACTGTTGAAGAAGCAAAATTTTGTTCTCTACATAATTTTTTTTATGGGTACCATTACAGTTTTGCAAGTTTAAAGAAATACCATTACTATTCACCTATTTAGGAACATGCCATTATATTTATTGTTCAGCTTGAATCGTGCCATTTCTACGTATTCTACCACGTTGGGCCCACGCGCAGGTGACTAGAAGCCAGTGTATTCTCGTATGTCCAAAAATACCCACacttcttctctctccctccactcgctgacatgtgggccccacccGTTAGCTTCTCCTTCAACCTCCAGCCGGCACACGGTGTTTGACTGGCGGCGCCGCCGTCGCGGACGCGCGCTCCCCCGCGCCTGCGAATCCAGCATCTCCTGTAGTGCCGCCGTCGCCGATCCTCAGCGCTTGTGCCTGTGCAGGATCGAGCCGGCTGATGCTAGGATCGACACGATCGACGTGTCCGAGCTGCTCGCCGGCCTAGAGGAAGAGGGCTGCACGGCGGAGCAAGGGCGGGAACGGCTGCAGAGCAGTCGCGACGAAGGCGAGGCTCGGTGGCCCGTGACGAACGCGATGGTACTGAGCAGCAGATGCAGAGCAAGAGCAGCTCGTCGTTAGAACGACCGACTGCTCTGGCAACAGGCAGAAGGAGCTCGCTACAGCCACGGCGACCGCGGAGGCGGGGTCGAAGGCTGCCGCCGGCGCCAAGCGGAGCGCAAGGGCGCAGCATCTGGGCGAGCTGAATGTGCCGGCGGCCGCATCCTCGACGAGATCCTAGAGGCGCTGGAGCTGGAGGCCTCGGAGAAGGACGGCGCGGCGGCAGTGGTCCCTCAGCCTCCGGCcgacgcgggcgcgggcgcgggcgcggacgCTGCGGCGCTCCCGTCGCGGGCAGCAGCTCGCCCGACGGCGCGCAGCTACTGTGTGCTGCCGGCCTGCCGCTCCTCTTGCTTCCTTTGCTTTGATCGGGGCCATAGCTCATAGGCCACACAGGCACACACCGCCACAGCCCACAGTCCACAGGTGGCAGGCCACCCACTGCCTGCCACTGCCAGCCATGGACTCACGCCGGTGGCTGCTGCTCAGCAAGggaagaggagaagaggaggaagaagaagatgacaagtggggcctacgcgtcagagagagagagagagagaggggctgCTGTGGATAGGGTGCTGAGGGCATTTAAGTCCATACGAGAATACGCGTCGTCATATATGCCTGCAGCTGGGCCCAGTTCATCCTCATACGTATTCTGTGGCATTCTTATGGGAAGTGAAGAATTGTAATGCTATGCTTCAAAATAGACGAATAATAATGGTATTTCTCCAAACTTTGAAAATTATAATGGTacaaatcaaaaaaaaaaacctaAAAATGTAACCTTTTGAAGCTTCGACACACCATTAAGCGTTACCCTATGAAATACTGAGCAACACCTAACCTGGATAGCTTGTGTTTAGGGTTCACAGGATGGAGCGGATTCAATAGAGGAAGCCTCTAGTTCAAACACTACGAGGACTATTGATAGTGAAACCTCTATGGATGGAAAGAGACTGACCCTCATGGAAACGACACTAGCTGCTTTTAAGGAATCTCAATTCATTGGGCGAGAGAATGACAAATTAGAAATTATCAAAAAgatttcagataaacatagtcaagAATTTGAGGTGATCTCTATCTACGGAATGGGTGGTCTGGGGAAaacaactttagtcaaacatgtccaCCAAAGCCAAGAGCTCAGTGCTATGTTTGAGAAGCGTGCCTGTATCACAATCAAGCGTCGTTTCAATCAAAGTGAGCTCCTCAATAGCTTAGCTACACAACTGGGTGATAAGGAAGGGAATGGTGACAAATTGGCTGATCTTTTACAAGGGAAAAGCTATTTGATTGTTCTTGATGATATATCATCCACCGCAGAATGGGATGCTGTTGTAAACTATTTCCCTACAGCTGTTACAAGGAGCAGGATTATAGTAACCACAAGGGAAGAGAATATTGCTAAACATTGTTCAAAGAAAGACATAAACATATACAAGCTCAAGCTTCTGGAATACAAAGATGCGTATGACCTCTTCACAGAAAAGGTATGATAGAATATAATCGTGCCCACTTTATTTGACATGGAACTTATAGGCATGCAAAATTATTTGCGGGAAATATTTTCTTTTTGTGCATCATCCTTTAGCGTGTCCACGCACATAGCAACTTATCAATAAAGTCCCAAGAGTTTGTGCTGATACACTACTCATACTAACATAAGGCATATACTACTCAATGCAATAATCTATTTATGATAAATTTTTTTGTCATTTTATTAGGTgactagaaagaaaaaaaataacctAGAACTTCTTAATAACAATACTAAGCCTTTGATTTGGTAGAGACTTTGATTAAAATTGAAGCATAACCAAGAACCAACAGACCTAGGTGGACTTGAGCCTTCCTAATTACATGAGTGTCCATTTGCCAACAACCAAATTTAAAGGCCCAATAGGGATGTCAGTTTTTTTTCTCCGTCCTCTGTGCTTGCCTAAGTTCTATAAAAGCAGACTCCCAAACGCTACACTTTTACTCCCTGTGCTTCTTAGGCAAGTCAGGTTCCAAGAAATCTAGCTTTGAATTGAAGCGTGGTCACCATGTGAACTCCCATGGAAAAGCTGATTTTATTTTCCCAAAATATCATGCTTATCTTCAAGAATAAGAAATTCTATAGTCTATCAGAACCGCGCTAAGGAACAAATTGAAAAAAATCccaattattttatatttttatatgtAATGAAATCCTAAATTGAAATAAATTCAGGTGTTTGGGACAGTTGCATATATGGATAAGCAGTACTTTGAATTAGCTGAAGAAGTGAAAGTGATTCTGAAGAAATGCAATGGACTTCCTCTTGCGATAGTCACCATTGGTGGTTTCTTGGCAAAGCAACCAAAAAGTCACATCACATGGAGTGGAGACAATTGAATGAGCATATTAGTGCTGAGCTAGAGATGAATCTAGAGCTCTGTAGGATACCAAATGTCCTCATTAGAAGCTATGATGGCTTACCTTATCACCTCAAGTCTTGTTTCTTGTATTTGTCCATCTTTCCTGAAGACTACAATATTAGTCGGAAACGTTTAGTGCATCGGTGGATTGCAGAAGGCTACCCAAGGGAGGTGCGTGGCCAGTCTATGATAGAAAGGGGTGACCTGTACTTCATGGAACTCATTGACAGGGGCATGATGCTACCATCGCAACAATCTCCCTTCAGTAGGAAAAAAAACAACTCTTGCAAAGTCCATGATCTAACGCGTGAAATTAGCATATCAAAGTTAACGGAGGAAAATCTTGTGTTTAGACTAGAAGAAGGTTGCAGCTTAAACACACACGGTGTTGTTCGCCACCTCACTATAAGCAACAATTGGGACGGGGACAAAGGAGAGTTTGAGGGTATGGTGGACCCGTCTTGTATACGGCCATTAACAGTGTTTGGGAAGTGGAGGCCGTTTTTCATGTCTGCCAAGATGCATTTTCTACGAATGCTAGATTTGGAAAACACAAAGATCTATGTGATCACCATCTTAAAGAAACTGAGAAGCTTCTTCACCTAAAGTACCTTTCTCTAAGAGGATGCGACAGTATTTGTCACCTTCCAGATTCATTCGCTAATCTGAAACAGCTGCAGACATTGGATATTAAAAATACAAACATAATATATCTGCCAAATGCCACAATCAATCTCAAGAAGTTACAATATATCTATGCTGGGGACAAAACTTCTGGCACATGAGGAAGATGTAAGCAATTTGTATGAATCTGTGCACGTGCCAAAGCTATTGCAGAACAAGATATGCCTTTTGACCGGTCTTTCGGTTCTCTTTTGTGCCTCGTGTTGTGCACCTCGGATTCTTGATGAATGTCGCACAATAAATAGGCGTGATCTCTGCACAGGATTTTGCTGCCACCTTTATCCTTTTGTACTCTTGGAGCTAAGCGGATATGGTGTTGCATTGCCGAGAGGGTTAAGAAAGCTGAGAGCGCTGCACACACTGAGTACTGTTAACATCGCTGTGGGGAAGCACATTCTAAAGGATATAAAAAGTCTCACCCAGTTGCGCAGGTTCGGTGTGACGGGCATCAACAAGAAAAACTGCCAGGAGTTCTGTTCCACCCTTAATGAGCTCAGCAGCCTAGAATCATTGTCAGTGCATTCAGAAGCAGAGACAGGTTTATGTGGCTGCTTGGATGGCGTGTCCTCGCCTTCAAAACATCTCCAGAGCCTCAAGCCGATCAAATTGCCGGAATGGATTAAGGGGCTCCACAATCTTGTGAAGTTGAAGCTTGAAAATACGAAGCTATCAGAGTTGGATGCCACCATACAGATCCTTGGCAAGGTGCCCAACGTGACCACCCTACGTCTTTTGAAGGAGTCATTCGAGGGTGAAAACCTCCGCCTCACCTTCAGGCATTCCCGAGTCTGATGCTGCTGCACCTGTATCACATATATAACCTTGAATCGATGGAATTTGATGAAGCAGGGGCAACGCCTAAGCTTGAGCTGCTGCTGCTTCATGATACACTAGACCACAGAAGCTCCATCTCAGGACTGTCATATCTCTCGAGCCTCAAGGAAGTTGTGATCAAGGGTGGTTGCAGCGAGGAACTGATGGGAGGCGTGCAGGATCAGGTCTCCAGGAATCCAAAGAACCCTGTTTTGAAGAGGGAGTGAGCTGCTTACAGACATAGGTACTCCTCTTAATTCGCTGCCCCCCCTCCTTTTGTGTAAAATTTCTCTGGTTATTACAACTTGCGTGTGGTGTGTTTCGTTTTAATCCATGTATAGTATCTACCGGTATTAGCTAGGTGGAATTCCTACATAAACTATATAAAAGTAAATAAAATCTGTGCACAGGATGAATTGGGCATGCAGAAAAAGGTGGACGGGATCTGTGTAACCTCTTCGCTTCACGGCGTCAGAGTCCGCCCCCACCCAAAGGATGTCGTCAGCTGCATAAGGTCACCTCCGCTGCCTGAGGAGATAACTGAAAGAGCTCTTCCGCTGTCAGCTGGTGGAGGGCTGTACTACGAGAACTGCGTGTTAACCTACACCGTGTCGATGTTAAGAGCATCATATATCGTCATGGCTGCGTAGcattttggtttgctttgagttgAAGGGAGACTCGACCAACATCCGAAGCACACTAGTATCTTGAGATCCAAATGGGCCCTAAAATAATTAAAACGAAACGACCCAGTCCTGATCCGTGCTCTCCTTCCAATTCCATCCCGACCTGCTACGGCGGATGCCCCCACAAATGCTTCCCGTCGTCGCCACCCACCTATTCGCCGGCGTGTCTTGTGGCCTCGATACATCAGCTCACACTCATGGGCGGAGCTGGCGCGCTGAGCTGCGCTAGCTCAGCGCGCCCTTAATTTCCTATGGGGCACCACGATCTCCGCCGCGCCGGCATATGCGCACCTTCCAAGGTTTATAATGTCATGGCTGCCAGTGGTGCAGCTGCAGCCCAAGGTTTCTAATGCTCGAGACCATTACATTATCCGATCCCAGTGACCCAGTCCGAGCCAGGTGAGCATAGCATAGCTTATCCCATCCCATACATCTGGCTCGTCGAGTTCTCCGTCCAGAACCGCGCGCGgaggcgtgcatgcatgcatgagctaCCATGACCTTCACAGCATTGTCCCGATCGAGTCTGTTGGCCAGCCAGCAGATCAATTGGTTATTTTGGAAAGATCGCACAACGCGTTATTAGCTCATCACCCATCACTTTGTTTGCTTCTCTTCTTAACGCGTTGTTGTGGAATCCGCCTCATTTTGTCGCGATCCTTAATAAAGTACCCCCGCCCAAGCTTATAAATTCGATCGTCTGTATACGCTGATTCATTATCTGCAACATCATTTGTGCGCCCCCAACCCACCCAAACCGGAAAGTTCCTTGAGTAGCTCGAGAGACTAGAGAGAGGAGCAATGGAGGCGACGGTGCTGAGTGTGGGAAAGTCGGTGCTGGATGCCACGCTCAGCTACACCAGATCCGCTGTCGCGGAGGAGGTCGCTCTGCAGCTTCGCATCCAGCACGACCATGATTTTGTCAAGGACGAGCTGCAGATGATGCAGTCTTTCCTGATGGCCGCGGACGAGGAGCCCGAGGCCGACAACAGGGTGTCCAACACCTGGTACAAGCAAGTCGGCTACGTCGCCTACGACGTCGAGGACTGCCTCCACGATTTCTCAGTTCATCTGGACAGGGCCTCGTGCTGGCCCCTCGTAAGGATGCTGCGTGAGCGGCGACGCATCGCCAGCAGGATGAAGGAGCTGAGGGCAAAAGTGGAAGACGTGAGCAAGAGGAACATGCGCTACCAGCTCTTCAAGGACCCTGCCTCCAGGCCGcctgccaccgccgccgagcAGCGTAGCAGGACAGAGGCTGCGATATTCGGCATCAACGAAGCGAGGCACGCCAAGACAGATCTCGTGCACCTCATCAACAAGGGCAGTGAGAGCCTTGCGGTGATCGCGGTTTGGGGAACAAGTGGCGACCTTGGGCAGACGTCCGTCATCAGAGCTGCCTACGATCACGCGGATGTTAGAAGCAAATTCCCATGCCGAGCATGGGTCAGGGTGACGGATCCTTTCAGTCCCAGGGAATTCGTGCAGAGCTTGGTGGATCAGTTCACTTCGGACGTGGGAGTTCACGTTCTCTTGGAGACGGAGAAAGAGTTAGCTACGGAGTTCAGTCGTTATGTAGATGACAACCGTTACTTGATCGTGCTTAATAATCTCTCCACCATTGAGCAGTGGGATCGGATTAAACTATGCTTTCCAAACAAGATGAAACGGAGCCGAATCATAGTCTCCACAACACAAGTCGAAGTTGCACGCTTATGTCCAGGTCAAGAAATCCAAGTTTCGGAGCTCAACCAAATATCCGCTGATCAGACTCTCTATGCATTCTATGACAAGGTAACATTGTTCAACATCACTCATCAATTatgtataaaataaataaacatacAGTAGCTTTTTGATTCGCACGTGTATTCCGATTGCTATATGTAGAATTTTCTATATGCCGACTTCTCAATCCGCATGAATAAAATTTATTGACCTTCATTTGGAAGAATTATATATAGTAAAAAAAAGGGTGATATATATATTATCTCCATCTGCATCTAGATCTGAATAGGTCTCCTTGTagaaataagtttttttttgaaGCTGTATTGAAAAATTAGTTATTGGCCAAGGACACTTACATGTGGGCTATGCTTCGTTCATAAATGATTTTTAACTTATGATGATCAGATCGTCACTACTTATTGTCACGAAGCCCATGCAAAGCACGTGCTGACGACTATTGGTGACAAAAGCATAACTTAGTCACAAACACTTGTCATCCATTGAAAAATTGTCATAAACGCATCGTTTCTATGACTATAAAGTGCTTTGTCATATGAAAATTGTCATAGAAGGTCTAATTTCTTGTAGTATATAGGCCTGGTGAGCACAGGTTTCTAAACATGCATGTTGTGGCCGCCCCAAAGAGGACTAGCAGTTTCAAGTCTAAATTATATTTAATTTCCCACAGCCAACTACTAAATAGATCCTAGCTAGGAATATAATGATCAATGTCAAGCCAGCTCCATGGGATCGTATGATCACATAATAGTGTGTATTGCAAACTTTTATATTCACAGCATTGGGTCGAGTTGCATTTGTTGAATGTGTCttccaaagttgatccacatatatatattttttaactaTGCTTCCACCTGATTAATGCTTCAATGTTTTTTAAAGCTTTTATAGGCTCATATACTTACTTTAATTAAATTGCTTCCTTCTGCTCAGGATTCGCAAGATGGAACGGAATTAACTGAGGCAGTGACTAGCTCAAACGTGGCCACAGCTAGTGCTCACAACTCATTGTCCACTACTGAGCTATCAGAAAATCCATCTGAAGGTGCCGATGGAAATAATGCAGCTAGAAATAACCCTACTCGCATATATTCTTTGGAGGAGGAATCTCGGCTCATTGGCCGTGATAGAGAAAAATCTGATATAATGGAGCTAATTCTAAATCAATCAGGTCAAGAACTTCAAGTGATTGCAGTGTGGGGAATGGGTGGCCTTGGTAAAACCACTCTAGTGAAAGATTCATACCAAAGCCAAAGACTTAGCAGCAAGTTTGAGAAACGTGCTTGTGTCACAGTGATGCATCCGTTCATTCTAGGGGAGTTTCTTAAGAACCTGGTTATGCAACTTGATGTGGAATCTTCTGAAAGGAGTGTGATTCATTTTGGGGGTAGCACAAGAAAATCATTGGCAATGTTGGAAGTTGAGGATTTGATTAAAGAGCTGGCTAggcttttagaaaacaagaagtGCTTGATTGTTCTCGATGATTTGTCTTCTACTGTGGTGTGGGACTTGATAATTAGGAGCTTTCCTAGAATCAATAATACAAGCAGAATCATAGTTACCACAAGGGAAGAGAATGTTGCAAGGCATTGCTCATCGAATCAAAAAAATGTATACAAGCTCAATGTTTTACAATACAAGGATGCACTTGACCTGTTCACAAAAAAGGTAATGATTCAATAATATAATCACGCTGGATTGTTCTAATTGAATGTAAGTTATATTTTACTAgtagaaaaaataaattaaatcATACAAATTTCAGGTATTCAAGGAGACATCAGATTTGGATAGTCATCCTGAATTGATTCATGAGGCGAAAATGATCCTTAAGAAATGCAATGGACTTCCTCTTGCAATAGTTACCATAGGTGGCTTCTTGGCAAACCAACCAAAAACAGTTTTGGAGTGGAGAAAATTAAATAAGCATATTAGTGCTGAATTGGAGATGAACCCAGAGCTCGAGGTCATAAAATCAATCCTTACAAAAAGTTACGATGGTTTACCCTATCATCTCAAGTCTTGTTTCTTGTATCTATCCATATTTCCTGAAGACGACAAGGTTAGCAGGAGACGTTTGGTGCGACGTTGGATTGCAGAAGGTTACTCAAGGGAGATCCGTGACAAGTCTGCGGAGGAAGTAGCTGACAGCTATCTAAAGGGACTAATAGATAGGAGCATGGTACTGCCATCTCAACAATCAGTTTACAGCAGAAAAGCAATTGACTCTTGTCATGTGCACGATCTCATGCGTGAAATCGGCATCTCAAAGTCGATGGAGGAAAATCTTGTTTATAGACTGGAGGGAGCAGACTGTAGCTCGAAGTCCCAAGGCATAGTTCGCCACCTTGCCATAAGCAGTAATTGGAAGGGAGATAAGAGTGAGTTTGAGAATTTGGTAGACCTATCTCGTGTACGGTCCGTAACAGTATTCGGAATGGTTAGGCCCTTTTACTTTTCTGAAAAGATGAGGATGTTGCGAGTGTTGGACTTGGAAGGCACGGAAGGTCTAGTTGATCATCACCTTCGACAAATCGGGGAGTTGTATCACCTCAAGTACCTTTCTCTACGAGGATGTGGTGATATCTATTACCTGCCGGAATCATTTGGTAACTTGAGGCAGCTCCAAACACTAAATATTGCATTCACAAATGTAAGGAAGttgccaaagacaatcaccagaCTTACGAAGCTGCAGTTCCTGCGTGCTGGGACTGTCGGAAACAATGAAGCTGAAGTAGGGGGTCGGCTATGCCTTTTGACCCTATTCTCAATGGCCTGTTGTGCGGCATGGTGTGCACCTCAGCTTTTGAAGAGGAGGCTCAGTTTTGATGGAGAGCCAAACAGGGACGACGTCTGCACCGTGTGCTGCTGCTCCCTGCTCCCTCTCCTCGCGACACGTGAAAGCCTACGTGGCGTTCAGCTGCCAAATGGGGCTCGGAAACTGAGGGCCATGCAGACAATGGGCCTTGTGAACCTTGCACAGGGCAAGAAGGTTCTACGTGACATCGGGAGGCTCACACAGCTCCGTAAGTTAGCAGTGACAGGTATCAGCAGGAAGAACGCTGCAGAGTTATGTTTTGCTATTGCCAGTCTTAGCAGCCTGGAATCGTTACTGCTACGGGCAGACGGGACCATAGGTTTACTTGGCTGCTTACTTTTCATACCCACACCTCCAAGAAACCTGCAGAGCCTCAAGCTGTATGGCACGCTGGGTCCTGAGTTGCCGCCATGGATCGCAGGGCTCCAGAGCCTCGTGAAACTAACTCTACGGAGCACTAGGATATTGGACGTTGATGCCACCATAGAAGCCCTTGGGAGACTACCAAACCTGACCATCCTGCGACTCAGGCTGGAGTCGTTCATAGGTGACGAGCTCAGTTTTAGTTTCCGTGAGGGTTTGTTCCCAAGTCTGACAGTGATGGAGTTTGATCGCCCACTGAGTCTCCAATCGGTGGAGTTCAACAGAGGAACAATGCGTAAGCTTGAATATCTGAATTTTTGCGCGTGGTACAGCGAAGCACGCATTGGTCTGTTGTCGGGGCTCCCAAACCTCACAGGCCTCAAGCACTTTATCCTTAGTGGTAGTACCTACGACGACGACTTTGTGGAAGACTTGCGTGCACAGATTGCCAGGAACCCAAATGCACCCGTTTTCAAGAGGCAATGAGTGGAGGTGAAGGACACAGGACCGGAAGGGCCGGGGGCCAATTGTAGCAGGCAACAGCAACACAGTCTCTTCTTGTTCCGCGCCTCTGTGTGAGTATCTATACTTACGTGTGTAATGTAACTTTCATTTGTGCTGCTCGTCATTCCTTTTAGATGATTGTGGTGGTCATGTGTGTGAAATAATTGGCAATTGGCATGCCACAATTGTGTTTTCCGCATCACCAAATGGAAGTAGCGTGGTTTAAGTTGATTATTAGCTCAGTAATAAACTTTCTTATTTTTGTATTTTCTTCTATTCCCTACCATGTATAGATCGGTGAATGGTGATTGCTGGCTTAGGGACAATAGATGATCTATCATAGGCATAACTGCTAGTTTGCTTGCCCCACGATCTTCTACTAGTCCATGTACGAGAAACTGTGCGTGTCGATGCTACAACCCTCTCTGCTAAAAGGAAGAGGCATGTGTATCTTTAGAGTACATAGGGGTTAGGCTTAGCTTGCGCCtagtgtgtgttgtgtgtggtgTGAGTTGGTGCTTAAGTTCAGATTACTACACCTGGAGTATTGAGCCATCAACgaaaaaaataaaggaaaaaaAGAGATGGAAATCAGGCATCCTTGTTCGCACACCATGCTCTTAGCAGATGCTGAGAGGGAATGTCGCGGAGACTGGATGCAGCAGAGCTGCTGGCATTCTGGCTATTCGTGCCAATGCTACATCTTTGTTGCTGTGTCTTGTCACTGGCTCGTGGTGGTGCCACTGGCGACATGAGTACATGACATCCCGGAGGGATTCTTCTTTCGGTGCTAGATCATCGGATTGTCATGCACACACAGTCAGATCAGTGCTCAACTTAATTATATATATTGCTTTGCTCAACCTGCAGGCAACAACTTGCATTATTCTGTCTGTCGTGCTAGGCCAAAGTTTGCATTGCATCTACGTACATACTTTTCTTGTCAGGTGCAGAGGAACTGATAACCTATACTCCCTTGAACAGGTGCGGatctagaaaaaaaaatgttATTGATTTTGCTGCTACTAGAACATAGATGATTACTTATTTATAAGTGCTATTTGCTGATTTTTTGCTAGATATTTGCTGAGTGTTTCTAAGAGACCATCAATAACTATATACTGGATCAGCCCCTGCCTTTGAAAGAGGCGAGAAGGCAAGCAATGGTAACAAAGGGCGATCGAGCGGACTAAGTCTAAACCCTATAACATCACAGTCATAGCTCACAACATCGCTGTGCATGACTCTTTGGACGATCAATGTAGCAAGGGCGTGGAGCAGCCAAGAGGAAAAAATTAAAACGAACGAATAGTAGTTGAGCATATGCGCAGTGGAGGTTGTGTGAAGTGTGAACGTTGATGATCATGTGTGAACTCCCAGCCAACCTCAAACTCTGCTCGGCGTACTTCCAAATGTGAAAGCTAGAAATCTAAAACTCCGCTTCATTTTCAACCTCCTTTCGTCTACATTTCTTCCTTGCATCAGTGGCATTCTCTCGTCGATGCAATCACTGGC
This DNA window, taken from Miscanthus floridulus cultivar M001 chromosome 13, ASM1932011v1, whole genome shotgun sequence, encodes the following:
- the LOC136501597 gene encoding disease resistance protein RPM1-like; translation: MEATVLSVGKSVLDATLSYTRSAVAEEVALQLRIQHDHDFVKDELQMMQSFLMAADEEPEADNRVSNTWYKQVGYVAYDVEDCLHDFSVHLDRASCWPLVRMLRERRRIASRMKELRAKVEDVSKRNMRYQLFKDPASRPPATAAEQRSRTEAAIFGINEARHAKTDLVHLINKGSESLAVIAVWGTSGDLGQTSVIRAAYDHADVRSKFPCRAWVRVTDPFSPREFVQSLVDQFTSDVGVHVLLETEKELATEFSRYVDDNRYLIVLNNLSTIEQWDRIKLCFPNKMKRSRIIVSTTQVEVARLCPGQEIQVSELNQISADQTLYAFYDKDSQDGTELTEAVTSSNVATASAHNSLSTTELSENPSEGADGNNAARNNPTRIYSLEEESRLIGRDREKSDIMELILNQSGQELQVIAVWGMGGLGKTTLVKDSYQSQRLSSKFEKRACVTVMHPFILGEFLKNLVMQLDVESSERSVIHFGGSTRKSLAMLEVEDLIKELARLLENKKCLIVLDDLSSTVVWDLIIRSFPRINNTSRIIVTTREENVARHCSSNQKNVYKLNVLQYKDALDLFTKKVFKETSDLDSHPELIHEAKMILKKCNGLPLAIVTIGGFLANQPKTVLEWRKLNKHISAELEMNPELEVIKSILTKSYDGLPYHLKSCFLYLSIFPEDDKVSRRRLVRRWIAEGYSREIRDKSAEEVADSYLKGLIDRSMVLPSQQSVYSRKAIDSCHVHDLMREIGISKSMEENLVYRLEGADCSSKSQGIVRHLAISSNWKGDKSEFENLVDLSRVRSVTVFGMVRPFYFSEKMRMLRVLDLEGTEGLVDHHLRQIGELYHLKYLSLRGCGDIYYLPESFGNLRQLQTLNIAFTNVRKLPKTITRLTKLQFLRAGTVGNNEAEVGGRLCLLTLFSMACCAAWCAPQLLKRRLSFDGEPNRDDVCTVCCCSLLPLLATRESLRGVQLPNGARKLRAMQTMGLVNLAQGKKVLRDIGRLTQLRKLAVTGISRKNAAELCFAIASLSSLESLLLRADGTIGLLGCLLFIPTPPRNLQSLKLYGTLGPELPPWIAGLQSLVKLTLRSTRILDVDATIEALGRLPNLTILRLRLESFIGDELSFSFREGLFPSLTVMEFDRPLSLQSVEFNRGTMRKLEYLNFCAWYSEARIGLLSGLPNLTGLKHFILSGSTYDDDFVEDLRAQIARNPNAPVFKRQ